One genomic window of Cryptococcus neoformans var. neoformans JEC21 chromosome 13 sequence includes the following:
- a CDS encoding translation elongation factor EF1-alpha, putative: MGKDKLHVNVVVIGHVDSGKSTTTGHLIYKCGGIDKRTIEKFEKEAQELGKSSFKYAWVLDKLKAERERGITIDIALWKFETPRYQVTVIDAPGHRDFIKNMITGTSQADCAILIIATGIGEFEAGISKDGQTREHALLAFTLGVRQLIVACNKMDTCKWSEDRFNEIVKETNGFIKKVGYNPKAVPFVPISGWHGDNMLEETTNMPWYKGWTKETKSGVSKGKTLLEAIDAIEPPTRPTDKPLRLPLQDVYKIGGIGTVPVGRVETGVIKAGMVVKFAPTNVTTEVKSVEMHHEQIPEGLPGDNVGFNVKNVSIKDIRRGNVCGDSKNDPPMEAASFNAQVIVLNHPGQIGAGYTPVLDCHTAHIACKFAELIEKIDRRTGKVMEAAPKFVKSGDAAIVKLVAQKPLCVETYADYPPLGRFAVRDMRQTVAVGVIKSVDKTEKGGKVTKAAEKAAKKK, encoded by the exons ATGGGTAAGGACAAGCTGCACGT CAACGTCGTTGTTATCGGTCACGTCGACTCCGGTAAGTCGACCACCACCGGTCACTTGATCTACAAGTGCGGTGGTATCGACAAGCGAACCATTGAGAagttcgagaaggaggctcAAGAGCTCGGAAAGT CTTCTTTCAAGTACGCTTGGGTTCTTGACAAGCTTAAGGCCGAGCGAGAGCGAGGTATCACCATCGACATTGCTCTTTGGAAGTTCGAGACCCCCAGGTACCAGGTCACCGTCATTGACGCCCCCGGTCACCGAGACTTCATCAAGAACATGATCACCGGTACCTCCCAGGCTGACTGtgccatcctcatcattgCCACCGGTATCGGTGAGTTCGAGGCCGGTATCTCCAAGGACGGTCAGACCCGAGAGCacgccctcctcgccttcaCCCTCGGTGTCAGGCAGCTCATTGTTGCTTGCAACAAGATGGACACCTGCAAGTGGTCCGAGGACCGATTCAACGAAATCGTCAAGGAGACCAACGGTTTCATCAAGAAGGTTGGTTACAACCCCAAGGCTGTCCCCTTCGTCCCCATCTCTGGTTGGCACGGTGACAACATGTTGGAGGAGACCACCAA CATGCCCTGGTACAAGGGATGGACCAAGGAGACCAAGTCTGGTGTTTCCAAGGGTAAGACCCTCCTCGAGGCCATCGACGCCATCGAGCCCCCTACCCGACCCACCGACAAGCCCCTCCGTCTCCCTCTCCAGGACGTCTACAAGATCGGTGGTATCGGCACAGTCCCTGTCGGCCGAGTCGAGACCGGTGTCATCAAGGCCG GTATGGTCGTCAAGTTCGCCCCCACCAACGTCACCACTGAAGTCAAGTCCGTTGAGATGCACCACGAGCAGATCCCCGAGGGTCTTCCCGGAGACAACGTTGGTTTCAACGTCAAGAACGTTTCCATCAAGGACATCCGACGAGGTAACGTCTGTGGTGACTCCAAGAACGACCCCCCTATGGAGGCTGCTTCTTTCAACGCCCAGGTTATCGTCCTTAACCACCCTGGTCAGATCGGTGCCGGTTACACCCCCGTTCTCGACTGTCACACTGCCC ACATTGCCTGCAAGTTTGCTGAGTTGATCGAGAAGATTGACCGACGAACCGGTAAGGTCATGGAGGCCGCCCCCAAGTTCGTCAAGTCTGGTGACGCCGCCATTGTCAAGCTTGTTGCCCAGAAGCCCCTCTGTGTTGAGACCTACGCCGACTACCCCCCTCTTGGTCGATTCGCCGTCCGAGACATGCGACAGACCGTTGCCGTTGGTGTTATCAAGAGCGTGGACAAGACCGAGAAGGGTGGCAAGGTCACCAAGGCTGCTGAGAAGGctgccaagaagaagtaa
- a CDS encoding ribosomal large subunit biogenesis-related protein, putative — translation MPQNEYMEEHRKRHGRRLDYEEKKRKRTAREAHKASADAQKIFGHKAKLHHARRHAEKVQMKKTLKAHDERNVKQKDDGAVKEGALPAYLLDRDGQKDAKALSSAVKDRRKDRAAKYSVPLPKVRGIAEEEMFKVIKTGKSKSKSWKRMVNKATFVGEGFTRKPVKLERFIRPMGLRMTKANVTHPELKTTFQLPILGVKKNPQSPLYTSLGVLTKGTILEVNVSELGMVTTGGKVVWSKYAQITNNPENDGCINSVLLV, via the exons ATG CCGCAG AATGAGTATATGGAAGAGCACCGTAAACGACACGGTCGACGATTGGATtacgaggagaagaa GCGAAAGCGTACCGCCCGTGAAGCCCACAAGGCCTCTGCCGATGCCCAGAAGATCTTCGGCCACAAGGCCAAGCTTCACCACGCTCGACGACATGCTGAGAAGGttcagatgaagaaaacGCTTAAGGCGCACGACGAGAGGAATGTTAAGCAAAAGGATGACGGTGCTGTCAAGGAGGGTGCTTTGCCAGCCTATCTTTTGGATCGTGACGGACAGAAA GATGCCAAAGCCCTTTCATCAGCTGTCAAGGACAGAAGAAAGGACCGAGCCGCCAAATACTCTGTGCCTCTTCCCAAGGTCAGGGGTAtcgctgaagaagaaatgttCAAGGTCATCAAGACCGGAAAGAGCAAATCTAAGAGTTGGAAACGCATGGTCAACAAGGCCACGTTTGTTGGTGAAGGTTTCACTAGAAAGCCTGTTAAGCtcgag CGATTCATCCGACCTATGGGTTTG CGTATGACCAAGGCGAATGTTACTCACCCCGAGCTCAAGACCACCTTCCAATTACCTATTCTTGGTGTCAAGAAGAACCCCCAATCACCGCTTTACACCTCTCTTG GTGTCCTTACTAAGGGTACTATCCTTGAAGTCAACGTTAGTGAATTGGGTATGGTTACTACCGGTGGTAAGGTCGTCTGGTCCA AGTATGCTCAGATCACAAACAACCCAGAGAACGACGGCTGCATCAACTCTGTTCTCTTAGTGTAA
- a CDS encoding cytoplasm protein, putative gives MSANAPLLSGTIEPDEEAPSIPRGNIGTSSSPRPAQTPVVLVPGTQASGVGNAEEGGIRGILKQSSHPMALAFLYLFRSAAIAVYVLCGLFTDNYVLSIVVVVILLSLDFWNTRNVAGRTLVGLRYWNEVDEEGESSWVFESRDPSRPANPIDAKMFWIALYAYPLGWLALLIVSLLKFNVSFLPIVVLALVFNLSNLLGFTYADRDAQKRWANRVVSGNVFGFDLGGLGGQMVGGLVRNSLGRVLG, from the exons ATGTCAGCCAACGCGCCACTCCTCTCGGGGACCATTGAAccagatgaagaggccCCGTCCATCCCTCGGGGTAACATTGGcacatcatcctcacctCGACCCGCCCAAACGCCGGTGGTTCTTGTCCCGGGAACACAAGCATCTGGTGTCGGGAATGCCGAAGAGGGCGGTATC AGGGGTATCTTGAAGCAATCAAGCCATCCTATGGCTTTGGCATTCCTGTATTTATTCCGGAGTGCAGCTATCGCTGTTTATGTTCTATGCGGATTAT TTACAGATAACTATGTGCTGAGC ATCGTGGTTGTCGTGATACTCCTTTCTCTCGATTTTTGGAATACACGA AATGTCGCGGGGAGAACTTTAGTCGGGTTGAGATATTGGAACGAagtagatgaggaaggtgaaAGTTCTTGGGTGTTTGAGTCGAGGGAC CCTTCTCGGCCGGCCAATCCTATTGATGCCAA GATGTTCTGG ATCGCCCTCTATGCGTATCCTTTAGGATGGTTAGCACTCTTAATCGTATCCCTTCTCAAGTTCAATGTTTC ATTCTTGCCCATTGTGGTACTAGCTCTCGTGTTTAACTTGTCCAATCTGTTGGGATTCAC ATATGCCGATCGTGACGCTCAGAAACGATGGGCCAACCGAGTTGTCAGCGGAAACGTTTTTGGCTTCGATCTTGGTGGCCTTGGTGGCCAGATGGTTGGCGGCCTAGTCAGAAACAGTCTCGGTCGAGTGCTTGGGTAG
- a CDS encoding expressed protein → MATAVASPSLLSPIPSTSKRSAPSPSSSQPVKRPRQSSSSSKDEDEVAASDEELDEETRAKLARKEARTIRNRESAQRSRNARKAHVAWLEKRVVELEAENRSLKGEPPTSTDPVPTAATPEPAAQPPAREASTEHDVLSFANDLGIPAEVVSSGVSLSNVAPPPSSVDVDVKPIIEPSPLTLASPAVVLTSNDDLMAIKTENANLRQRVTLLENLVKQVVAIANFSPPVPSTSQRTPVNQFASLPAQSSLDWSSTLSATSILPAGLSSTLSPGLPARNSTVSTTSASQLPHLAQTSQPELASSRNVSNSVACHSAVVATTSAPLIKGRLGVALQRARGNYSMHSLALALAKDEKRMAQVARLIIALARHKGWISHPQQSNQSLNMAWKGCLEGRKCRQRSRVGMRR, encoded by the exons ATGGCTACCGCTGTcgcttccccttccttaCTCTCCCCTATTCCTTCTACTTCCAAACGCTCtgccccttctccttcatcatcacaACCTGTCAAGCGTCCTCGTCAATCTAGTTCATCATccaaggatgaggacgaggtaGCCGCaagtgatgaagagctggatGAAGAAACTCGTGCAAAGCTGGCCCGCAAAGAAGCTAGA ACCATCCGTAATCGCGAATCAGCTCAAAGATCGCGTAACGCCCGCAAAGCCCATGTTGCATGGCTAGAGAAGCGCGTAGTCGAGTTGGAGGCAGAAAATCGCTCTCTGAAAGGAGAGCCACCAACGTCGACGGATCCGGTTCCGACTGCGGCTACGCCCGAGCCCGCCGCACAGCCTCCTGCGCGAGAAGCTTCCACAGAGCACGACGTATTGTCCTTCGCCAACGACCTTGGTATCCCAGCAGAAGTTGTCAGCAGTGGTGTAAGCTTGTCGAACGTCGCGCCTCCTCCATCGAGCGTAGATGTAGACGTCAAGCCCATCATCGAGCCTTCACCTCTCACACTCGCATCGCCTGCTGTGGTGTTGACCTCGAATGACGACCTAATGGCAATCAAGACGGAGAACGCAAACCTGAGGCAAAGAGTAACATTGCTGGAGAACCTCGTTAAGCAGGTCGTGGCCATTGCCAATTTCAGCCCGCCTGTCCCTTCTACATCTCAACGAACCCCAGTCAACCAGTTTGCATCATTACCTGCGCAATCGTCTCTTGATTGGTCGTCAACGCTCTCGGCGACATCCATTCTGCCTGCTGGTCTTTCTTCTACCCTTTCGCCTGGCCTTCCTGCCCGTAACTCTACtgtctccaccacctcggCTTCTCAGCTTCCACACCTTGCCCAGACCTCTCAACCGGAGCTGGCGTCTTCCCGAAATGTATCGAACTCCGTCGCTTGCCACTCAGCAGTAGTGGCGACTACATCAGCACCTCTTATCAAAGGGAGGCTTGGTGTGGCCCTGCAGCGGGCGAGGGGGAATTATTCGATGCACTCTTTGGCGTTGGCGTTGGCGAAGGACGAGAAGCGGATGGCGCAGGTAGCGAGGTTAATCATCGCCTTGGCGAGACACAAGGGCTGGATATCTCACCCTCAACAATCCAATCAGTCCCTGAACATGGCGTGGAAGGGATGCTTGGAAGGGAGGAAATGCAGGCAGCGGTCGAGAGTTGGGATGAGGCGATGA